Proteins from one Corynebacterium testudinoris genomic window:
- a CDS encoding DUF3027 domain-containing protein: MRGVSPSNRRRKTSPLLDARAVDLARTALEELGDGGVGDHIGVQVVGHNVANHRFAADVPGYSGWEWNAVLACASGSRHVTINEVALVPAPSGEALQAPEWVPWADRIRPGDLGPGDLMPPEPDDPRLDADGQLSDQGLRDAMQRWRTGDYGPTSEFAEKATLDCTTCAFFVPVGDVIGPNFGACVNEYSADGHLVHAKYGCGAHSRTPADSLVDAPDAYDDEGLIF, encoded by the coding sequence ATGAGGGGCGTGTCCCCAAGCAATCGCCGCCGGAAAACCAGCCCGCTTCTCGACGCCCGCGCAGTCGACCTCGCACGTACCGCACTGGAGGAGCTCGGGGACGGCGGGGTCGGCGACCACATCGGGGTCCAGGTGGTGGGGCATAACGTGGCCAACCACCGCTTCGCGGCGGATGTCCCCGGTTACAGCGGCTGGGAATGGAATGCGGTCCTGGCCTGCGCCTCCGGATCCAGGCACGTCACCATCAACGAAGTAGCGCTGGTCCCGGCGCCGAGCGGGGAAGCCCTCCAAGCCCCCGAATGGGTGCCGTGGGCCGATCGCATTCGGCCCGGCGATTTGGGCCCAGGTGATCTCATGCCGCCGGAGCCCGACGATCCGCGCCTCGATGCGGACGGTCAGCTCAGCGACCAGGGGTTGCGTGATGCCATGCAGCGCTGGCGCACCGGCGACTACGGCCCGACGAGCGAGTTCGCTGAAAAAGCCACCCTCGACTGCACGACGTGCGCGTTCTTCGTCCCCGTGGGCGATGTCATCGGCCCCAATTTCGGTGCCTGCGTCAACGAGTACTCCGCCGACGGCCACCTCGTCCACGCCAAGTACGGCTGCGGCGCGCACTCCCGCACCCCCGCTGACTCGCTTGTCGACGCCCCCGATGCCTACGACGACGAAGGCTTGATCTTCTAG
- the sepH gene encoding septation protein SepH → MRELFLVNEDSTDSSLVLRAEDGEQFFIAVASLDDAARASLLPPAAEEAPAEPEPEEPVVEVERSIPAPDPLLTTPLTMRPRDIQGRIRSGASIADLAEEMGVAESRVEPFAHPVILERQRMAELAKQAHPIREDGPAKLTLWEVLATAFAARGQSVADSSWDAYREPTGKWVVRVSWAAGLSDNEAEWTISNHASSASTAEARNAIAADLTDPDFVQPVRTLTSVGRGNRYEEEHEPEEQDFDGDGVAEGEEFLRHPDPEDKPAATTKRRRKAVTPHWEDVLLGVRTNTKRPRG, encoded by the coding sequence ATGCGCGAGCTGTTCCTCGTCAATGAAGATTCAACCGATAGCTCCTTGGTGTTGCGCGCCGAGGATGGCGAACAGTTCTTCATTGCGGTCGCTTCGCTTGACGACGCCGCACGTGCCTCCCTCCTGCCCCCTGCCGCGGAAGAAGCTCCGGCGGAGCCGGAGCCCGAGGAGCCGGTCGTTGAGGTTGAGCGCTCCATTCCCGCCCCGGATCCCCTGCTGACCACCCCGTTGACCATGCGCCCCCGTGATATCCAAGGGCGTATCCGCAGTGGGGCGAGCATCGCTGATCTCGCCGAAGAAATGGGTGTGGCCGAATCCCGCGTCGAGCCTTTTGCCCACCCCGTCATCTTGGAGCGTCAGCGCATGGCGGAGCTGGCTAAGCAAGCCCACCCCATCCGCGAGGACGGCCCAGCCAAGCTGACATTGTGGGAGGTCCTCGCCACTGCTTTTGCCGCGCGCGGACAATCCGTCGCGGATAGTTCGTGGGATGCTTATCGCGAGCCCACCGGCAAGTGGGTCGTGCGCGTGAGCTGGGCTGCGGGTCTGTCGGACAATGAGGCCGAATGGACCATCAGCAACCACGCCTCTTCTGCCTCCACGGCTGAGGCTCGCAACGCCATTGCCGCCGACCTCACCGACCCGGACTTTGTCCAACCCGTGCGCACCCTCACCTCCGTTGGGCGGGGCAACCGCTACGAAGAAGAGCACGAGCCGGAAGAACAGGACTTCGACGGCGACGGAGTCGCCGAGGGCGAGGAATTCCTGCGCCACCCCGACCCGGAGGACAAGCCGGCGGCGACGACGAAGCGACGTCGTAAAGCAGTAACCCCCCATTGGGAAGATGTCCTGCTTGGGGTGCGGACCAACACGAAGCGCCCACGCGGATAG
- a CDS encoding TrmH family RNA methyltransferase: MRIRIEDPADPRLDDVRDLKKSDGPSRRLVIAEGPLVVGRLLESRFPVRSIVGYARKLDTFLESHEVDDSIPIFEVTRDMLTEVAGFDMHRGLLAAADRAPEPSVESILASASTIVVLEGVGDHENIGSLFRNAAGMGADAMLFGNGCADPLYRRVVRVSMGHVLRTPYAHLEGTYTTWQRSLSQLREAGFHLVSLTPDPAATHLADALVDAAGNPHPKVALLVGSEGPGLTEHAMRATDVRARIPMGAGTDSLNLATSAAIAFYERDRSLR, encoded by the coding sequence ATGCGCATTCGTATCGAGGACCCCGCCGATCCCCGGCTGGATGATGTCCGCGACCTCAAGAAATCCGACGGCCCCTCCCGCCGACTCGTCATCGCCGAAGGCCCCCTCGTCGTCGGCCGGCTACTCGAGTCACGGTTCCCGGTGCGCAGCATCGTCGGCTACGCCCGCAAGCTCGACACCTTCCTCGAATCCCACGAGGTCGATGACTCCATCCCCATCTTTGAGGTCACCCGCGACATGCTCACCGAGGTTGCTGGCTTCGACATGCACCGTGGCCTGCTCGCTGCCGCCGATCGCGCGCCGGAGCCCTCCGTGGAGTCCATCCTCGCCTCCGCCTCGACCATCGTCGTCCTCGAAGGCGTGGGGGACCACGAGAATATCGGCTCGCTGTTCCGCAACGCCGCGGGCATGGGCGCCGACGCCATGCTCTTCGGCAACGGCTGCGCCGATCCGCTCTACCGCCGCGTCGTCCGCGTATCCATGGGGCACGTCCTGCGCACCCCCTACGCCCACTTAGAAGGCACCTACACCACGTGGCAGCGCTCTCTGTCGCAGCTGCGTGAGGCCGGTTTCCATCTGGTGTCGCTCACTCCCGATCCCGCCGCCACCCACCTCGCGGACGCGCTTGTCGACGCCGCCGGGAACCCCCACCCCAAAGTCGCCCTCCTCGTCGGCTCCGAAGGCCCCGGCCTCACCGAACACGCAATGCGCGCCACCGACGTCCGCGCCCGGATCCCCATGGGGGCGGGCACGGACTCCCTCAACTTGGCTACGTCTGCGGCGATTGCCTTCTACGAGCGCGATCGCAGCCTGCGTTAG
- a CDS encoding DUF6928 family protein: protein MESVCTLWFVTAAEPATIIEAEPKADRGYGRKYLAQLNPAWPIVPIGQFPLNRSAPASSGEFYIAGFPGITIVQTVITDVPVLSEISPRLLDSVPAAEVYAFAQGPGGYGGFAHWRGGVLKRSLCATRTRTYEDVGLPEPFESPFWAGERAESMGGISLPFEPLDLVDEAQRHWIGVDVSPTGPDIQVVAYAVDGRPEPKFNDAPQGRVIPPPAPEPAEGDYDDYEEHKEQSDSFVRFADSSAEAVQSFRGSVSRRWRSARAYLAEKLRHTDRG, encoded by the coding sequence ATGGAGTCCGTGTGCACCCTCTGGTTCGTCACAGCTGCCGAACCAGCCACCATCATCGAGGCGGAGCCCAAGGCCGACCGAGGGTATGGGCGCAAGTATCTCGCCCAACTCAACCCGGCGTGGCCCATCGTGCCCATCGGGCAGTTCCCGCTGAACCGGTCCGCCCCTGCCTCCTCGGGTGAGTTTTATATCGCCGGTTTCCCCGGCATCACCATCGTGCAGACGGTGATCACGGACGTCCCTGTCCTCTCCGAGATCAGCCCCCGCCTGCTCGACTCCGTGCCCGCCGCCGAGGTCTACGCCTTCGCGCAGGGGCCAGGCGGCTACGGAGGATTCGCGCATTGGCGCGGCGGGGTGCTGAAGCGCTCGCTGTGTGCCACCCGCACGCGCACCTACGAGGACGTGGGCTTGCCGGAGCCTTTCGAGTCACCCTTTTGGGCCGGCGAGCGCGCGGAATCCATGGGCGGAATCTCTTTGCCTTTTGAGCCGCTCGACCTGGTGGACGAAGCTCAACGACACTGGATCGGCGTCGACGTCTCCCCCACGGGCCCGGACATCCAGGTGGTGGCCTATGCCGTTGACGGGCGGCCGGAGCCGAAGTTCAACGATGCTCCCCAGGGGCGGGTCATCCCGCCTCCCGCGCCGGAACCCGCCGAGGGCGACTACGACGATTATGAGGAGCACAAGGAGCAGTCAGACTCTTTCGTTCGCTTCGCCGATTCCTCCGCGGAGGCGGTTCAGAGCTTCCGTGGGTCGGTGAGCCGCCGGTGGCGCAGCGCCCGCGCCTACCTCGCCGAGAAACTCCGCCACACCGATCGCGGCTAG
- a CDS encoding NCS2 family permease, which translates to MTAGVHTAQNSSALDRYFHISERGSTVGTEIRAGVVTFFAMAYIVILNPLIIGTVEDVNGNTLGIPQVAAATALTAGVMTIAFGLIARYPFGIAAGLGLNTLVAVTLVASEGLTWPEAMGLVVIDGIVIVVLAVSGFRTAVFRAIPQSMKAAMGVGIGMFIAMIGLVDAGFVRRIPDAAGTTVPVGLGIDGSVASWPTLTFVLGLIICGFMVVRRVRGGLFLGIVATTVIAMIVEALTHSGASFEDGQPNPTGWSLAVPLIPDSFGGLPDLSLVGAVDLIGAFTRIGVLAASLLVFTLVLANFFDAMGTMTALGKQGNLVGEDGVLPDMKRALVVEGFGAIVGGGTSTSSATVYADSSAGIADGARTGLANIVTGVLFLLAMFLTPLYEVVPIEAAAPVLVIVGAMMIAQVTDIDWSKFHIALPAFLTIVIMPFTYSIANGIGVGFIAFSVMAVAAGKAKDVHWIMWLVSALFVLFFGMDPILQALN; encoded by the coding sequence ATGACCGCTGGCGTGCACACGGCCCAAAACAGCAGCGCTTTGGACCGCTATTTTCACATCTCGGAACGAGGATCCACCGTCGGCACCGAGATCCGCGCCGGTGTGGTCACCTTCTTCGCGATGGCCTACATCGTCATCCTCAACCCGCTGATCATCGGCACCGTCGAAGACGTCAACGGCAACACCCTGGGCATCCCGCAGGTCGCGGCCGCCACCGCCCTGACCGCCGGCGTGATGACGATCGCCTTCGGCCTCATCGCCCGCTATCCCTTCGGCATCGCCGCTGGCCTGGGCCTGAACACGCTCGTTGCGGTCACCCTCGTCGCCAGCGAAGGCCTCACCTGGCCCGAGGCCATGGGCCTGGTCGTCATCGACGGAATCGTCATCGTCGTGCTCGCCGTCTCCGGCTTCCGCACCGCCGTGTTCCGCGCCATCCCGCAGTCGATGAAGGCCGCGATGGGCGTGGGCATTGGCATGTTCATCGCCATGATCGGGCTGGTTGACGCCGGCTTTGTTCGCCGCATCCCCGACGCCGCCGGCACCACCGTCCCCGTCGGCCTGGGTATCGACGGCTCCGTCGCCTCTTGGCCCACCCTCACCTTCGTCCTCGGCCTCATCATCTGCGGCTTCATGGTTGTCCGCCGCGTGCGCGGTGGCCTCTTCCTCGGCATCGTCGCCACCACCGTCATCGCGATGATCGTCGAGGCTCTCACCCATTCCGGCGCCTCCTTCGAAGACGGCCAGCCCAACCCCACCGGCTGGTCACTGGCCGTCCCCCTGATCCCGGACAGCTTCGGTGGCCTGCCGGATCTCTCCCTCGTCGGCGCCGTCGACCTCATTGGCGCCTTCACCCGCATCGGCGTGCTGGCCGCCTCGCTGCTGGTGTTCACCCTCGTCCTGGCCAACTTCTTCGACGCCATGGGCACCATGACCGCGCTGGGCAAGCAGGGCAACCTCGTCGGCGAGGACGGCGTGCTGCCGGACATGAAACGCGCCCTCGTCGTCGAAGGCTTCGGCGCCATCGTCGGCGGCGGCACCTCCACCTCGTCGGCTACCGTCTACGCCGACTCCTCCGCCGGCATCGCCGACGGCGCGCGCACCGGCCTGGCCAACATTGTCACCGGCGTGCTGTTCCTCCTGGCCATGTTCCTCACCCCGCTGTACGAAGTCGTGCCCATCGAGGCCGCCGCCCCCGTGCTCGTCATCGTCGGCGCCATGATGATCGCCCAGGTCACCGATATCGACTGGTCCAAGTTCCACATCGCCCTCCCGGCTTTCCTCACGATCGTCATCATGCCCTTTACCTACTCCATCGCCAACGGCATCGGCGTCGGCTTCATCGCTTTCTCCGTCATGGCCGTCGCGGCGGGCAAAGCCAAGGACGTCCACTGGATCATGTGGCTCGTCTCCGCCCTGTTTGTGCTCTTCTTCGGCATGGACCCGATCCTCCAGGCCCTTAACTAA
- a CDS encoding aminotransferase class IV — MYATTFLMRDGRVANLDAHLRRLRTETTFHPSAEEEVLATLRSAGPGVFRPHIEVVGSTVSVDLRPAVMPNDDVVVDAEGIRDERRRPTRKGPDFGWQVHQLQRVRNQGADAGLLVDDRGNIISGIFSSVLYLSGGTAHVSAHPRAAQSITLDATLAMLIDAGVDVVEHPQGLPMHQLRTKETWLMSSLEGVRNVTGWMEYGSTLPPQITGLPRGGAPTHREINERMWASASSV; from the coding sequence GTGTACGCCACAACTTTCCTCATGCGTGACGGTCGGGTGGCCAACCTCGACGCCCACCTGCGTCGGCTGCGCACTGAGACGACTTTTCACCCTTCCGCCGAGGAAGAAGTGTTGGCTACGTTGCGCTCGGCCGGCCCCGGAGTGTTCCGCCCGCACATCGAGGTGGTGGGGTCTACCGTGTCCGTTGACTTGCGCCCGGCGGTCATGCCGAATGATGATGTGGTGGTCGATGCGGAGGGCATTCGTGATGAGCGTCGCCGCCCGACCCGCAAGGGCCCGGACTTTGGGTGGCAGGTGCATCAGCTTCAGCGGGTGCGTAATCAGGGGGCTGATGCTGGGCTGCTTGTCGACGACCGCGGCAACATCATCTCCGGCATCTTCTCCAGCGTCCTCTACCTCAGCGGGGGTACCGCCCACGTTTCGGCGCACCCCCGCGCCGCGCAGTCCATCACGTTGGACGCCACCTTGGCCATGCTTATCGACGCCGGGGTTGACGTCGTCGAGCATCCCCAAGGTCTGCCCATGCATCAGCTTCGGACCAAAGAAACGTGGCTGATGAGTTCCCTCGAAGGGGTCCGCAACGTCACCGGCTGGATGGAGTACGGTTCCACCCTTCCTCCGCAGATCACGGGCCTGCCGCGGGGTGGCGCCCCCACCCACCGCGAGATCAACGAGCGGATGTGGGCGTCGGCGAGCAGCGTCTAG
- a CDS encoding resuscitation-promoting factor Rpf1 domain-containing protein, with product MARHSRKTASIGTKFAATTVAFGAAAALLSPTASAAPDSDWDRLAQCEAGGNWQINSGNGYHGGLQFSPATWRAYGGAEFAPVAYQATREQQIAVAERTLAGQGWGAWPSCSARLGLNSAPTPRNIAADAPAAVQQIVEQAGASSEALAVDAVYNAIQANLAQFGVQVPSGLEAAYNANRGNFDAFYGANRHIIDPALGL from the coding sequence ATGGCACGTCATTCCCGCAAGACCGCGTCCATCGGCACCAAGTTCGCCGCCACCACCGTCGCTTTCGGCGCAGCAGCCGCCCTGCTCTCCCCGACCGCGTCCGCTGCCCCCGACTCCGATTGGGACCGCCTCGCACAGTGTGAGGCCGGCGGCAACTGGCAGATCAACTCCGGCAATGGCTACCACGGCGGCCTGCAGTTCTCCCCGGCCACCTGGCGCGCATACGGTGGCGCTGAGTTCGCTCCCGTCGCCTACCAGGCCACCCGTGAGCAGCAGATCGCCGTCGCCGAGCGCACCCTCGCCGGCCAGGGCTGGGGCGCATGGCCGTCCTGCTCTGCACGTCTGGGCCTGAACTCCGCTCCGACCCCGCGCAACATTGCCGCCGACGCCCCGGCCGCTGTCCAGCAGATCGTCGAGCAGGCCGGCGCTTCCTCCGAAGCCCTCGCTGTCGACGCCGTCTACAACGCCATCCAGGCCAACCTCGCCCAGTTCGGTGTGCAGGTCCCCTCCGGCCTGGAGGCTGCCTACAACGCCAACCGCGGCAACTTCGATGCTTTCTACGGCGCCAACCGCCACATCATCGATCCGGCCCTGGGCCTCTAA
- the serC gene encoding phosphoserine transaminase, translating to MSEFPTLPTDLIPADGRFGCGPSKVRPAQIQAIVDGAETIIGTSHRQPAVKNVVGSIREGLSDLFSLPEGYEIILSLGGATAFWDAATFGLIENKSGHLSYGEFSSKFAKAAKQAPWLADPTVIEAPAGDAPAPQAMEGVDVLGWAHNETSTGAMVPVVRPEGSDGSLVVIDATSGAGGLPVDISQTDVYYFSPQKCFASDGGIWLAAMSPAAIERIARIKESGRFIPAFLDLQTAVENSRKNQTYNTPAVSTLLMLEDQVSWMNANGGLDGMVARTTASSNALYDWAEAREETTPYVSDPAKRSLVVGTIDFADSVDATVLAKVLRANGIIDVEPYRKLGRNQLRIGMFPAIDAADVETLTKAIDFVLDSGVAQA from the coding sequence ATGAGTGAGTTCCCCACCCTTCCTACCGACCTCATCCCCGCTGACGGCCGCTTCGGCTGCGGGCCTTCCAAGGTCCGCCCTGCTCAGATCCAGGCAATCGTCGACGGCGCCGAGACCATCATTGGCACGTCTCATCGCCAGCCCGCCGTAAAAAATGTCGTCGGTTCGATCCGCGAGGGCCTGTCTGACCTCTTCTCCCTGCCGGAGGGCTATGAGATTATTTTGTCCCTGGGTGGGGCCACCGCCTTCTGGGATGCCGCCACGTTCGGGCTCATTGAGAACAAGTCGGGACACCTCTCTTACGGCGAGTTTTCTTCCAAGTTTGCAAAGGCCGCCAAGCAGGCCCCGTGGCTGGCAGATCCCACCGTCATCGAAGCCCCGGCCGGTGACGCACCCGCTCCGCAGGCGATGGAGGGCGTCGATGTTCTTGGTTGGGCTCACAATGAGACCTCCACTGGCGCCATGGTGCCGGTCGTGCGCCCTGAGGGCTCGGACGGCTCCCTCGTCGTCATTGATGCCACCTCCGGCGCCGGCGGCCTGCCGGTCGACATTTCTCAGACGGACGTCTACTACTTCTCCCCGCAGAAGTGCTTCGCGTCCGACGGCGGAATCTGGTTGGCTGCGATGTCTCCGGCGGCCATCGAGCGCATTGCCAGGATTAAGGAGTCGGGTCGGTTCATCCCGGCGTTCCTTGATCTGCAGACGGCTGTGGAGAACTCGCGGAAGAACCAGACCTACAACACTCCGGCCGTGTCTACGCTGCTCATGCTGGAGGATCAGGTGTCGTGGATGAATGCCAATGGTGGCCTCGACGGGATGGTTGCCCGCACTACCGCTTCCTCGAATGCCCTGTACGACTGGGCCGAGGCGCGGGAGGAGACGACGCCGTACGTGTCGGATCCGGCCAAGCGCTCCCTCGTGGTTGGCACCATTGACTTTGCTGATTCGGTCGATGCCACGGTCCTGGCCAAGGTGTTGCGCGCCAATGGCATTATCGATGTCGAGCCGTACCGCAAGCTGGGCCGCAACCAGCTGCGTATCGGCATGTTCCCGGCCATTGATGCCGCGGATGTGGAGACGCTGACCAAGGCCATCGACTTCGTCCTCGACTCGGGTGTCGCTCAGGCTTAA
- a CDS encoding glutaminyl-peptide cyclotransferase, with protein sequence MLVMSLRVVASAFSLILVPALALGACAAPKEKAGLAVEPLEVNIIDSYPFDVLSYTQGLEMEDDGTLLVGTGMWDESRIYRRDMAGTELASASLEPRFFGEGITRHGDIIWQLTWRNGIAIKRDAETLAELDRVTYPGEGWGLCSFEDELIMSDGTDELRHLDPDTFEERSRTVVTRADRDVSELNELECVDGEVYANVFLTTDILRIDAATGHVTGTIDASGLPDNSFPDPNNVLNGIAHIPGTDHFLLSGKRWPDLYEVQFLPQR encoded by the coding sequence ATGTTGGTCATGAGCCTCCGAGTCGTCGCTTCCGCCTTCTCTTTAATCCTGGTTCCCGCCCTTGCCCTTGGCGCCTGCGCGGCACCGAAGGAGAAGGCCGGCCTGGCCGTTGAGCCGCTGGAAGTCAACATCATTGACTCCTATCCTTTCGACGTCTTGAGCTACACCCAAGGCCTAGAGATGGAGGACGACGGCACGCTCCTCGTGGGCACCGGCATGTGGGACGAATCGCGCATCTATCGCCGCGATATGGCGGGCACCGAGCTCGCCTCCGCATCGCTCGAGCCCCGATTCTTCGGCGAAGGCATCACCCGGCACGGCGACATCATCTGGCAATTGACCTGGCGCAACGGCATCGCCATCAAACGCGACGCCGAGACGCTGGCCGAACTCGACCGGGTCACCTACCCCGGCGAAGGCTGGGGGCTGTGCTCCTTCGAGGACGAGCTCATCATGTCCGACGGCACCGACGAGCTGCGCCACCTCGACCCCGACACCTTCGAGGAACGCTCCCGCACCGTGGTCACCCGCGCCGACCGCGACGTCTCCGAACTCAATGAGCTCGAATGCGTCGACGGGGAGGTCTACGCCAACGTGTTCCTCACCACCGACATCCTGCGTATCGACGCCGCGACCGGCCACGTCACCGGCACCATCGACGCCTCCGGGCTCCCCGACAACTCCTTCCCCGACCCCAACAACGTCCTCAACGGCATCGCGCACATTCCCGGCACCGATCATTTCCTACTCAGTGGCAAGCGCTGGCCCGACCTGTATGAGGTCCAGTTCCTGCCCCAACGGTAG
- a CDS encoding cold-shock protein produces the protein MPIGKVKWYDAGKGFGFVSNPGDEDVYVGKQVLPEGVEELVAGQRIEFDFAAGRRGPQALRVKILDSPRRRPAHRHKPEELSSMISDLLTLLESDVQPGLAAGRYPDRKVGRQVAEILRAVAKELDA, from the coding sequence GTGCCGATCGGCAAGGTGAAGTGGTACGACGCCGGAAAGGGCTTCGGATTCGTCTCCAACCCGGGGGATGAAGATGTCTACGTGGGCAAGCAGGTACTGCCCGAAGGCGTGGAGGAGTTAGTCGCTGGTCAGCGCATTGAGTTTGACTTCGCCGCTGGACGCCGCGGCCCGCAAGCCCTGCGCGTCAAAATTCTAGACTCCCCGCGCCGCCGCCCCGCCCACCGGCACAAGCCCGAAGAGCTATCCAGCATGATTTCGGACCTGCTCACCCTGCTGGAAAGCGATGTCCAGCCCGGCCTGGCCGCTGGCCGCTACCCGGACCGTAAGGTCGGCCGCCAGGTCGCTGAGATCCTCCGCGCTGTGGCCAAGGAGCTCGACGCCTAA
- a CDS encoding FKBP-type peptidyl-prolyl cis-trans isomerase yields the protein MEKPQIDTQSGPAPEELVAVDLVVGDGDEAQPGGLVKVHYVGVDFESGQEFDSSWDRGEAIEFPLNGLIAGWQEGIPGMKVGGRRQLTIPPELAYGPAGGGHPLSGRTLVFVIDLLSVG from the coding sequence ATGGAAAAGCCACAGATTGACACCCAGTCCGGACCTGCCCCCGAAGAATTGGTCGCCGTTGACCTCGTCGTCGGTGACGGCGATGAGGCCCAGCCCGGTGGCCTGGTCAAGGTGCACTACGTTGGCGTTGACTTCGAGTCCGGCCAGGAGTTTGACTCCTCTTGGGACCGCGGGGAAGCCATCGAGTTCCCGCTCAACGGGCTCATCGCCGGCTGGCAAGAAGGCATCCCCGGCATGAAGGTGGGCGGGCGTCGCCAGCTCACCATCCCGCCGGAGCTGGCCTACGGCCCGGCGGGTGGGGGACACCCGCTGTCCGGCCGCACCCTGGTGTTCGTCATCGACCTGCTCAGTGTCGGATAG
- a CDS encoding DUF2771 domain-containing protein yields the protein MATRKQARQKSLLQILALLIAVVILLVGGVLLQNWWNNRPGPQPQEVSITATVGDASLEISPYLVCEPGVDCPEGEVPNLAVGPDDTLVLDIPEAIYDHDWQVLMIYDDPAANDQQLHAANDAQQVEIPGSTDPIGENTERPRLMVVEVSSVMLGHNDAGEETPYTTVWSLSTMS from the coding sequence ATGGCCACCCGTAAACAGGCGCGGCAGAAGTCCCTGCTGCAGATCCTTGCTCTCCTGATTGCCGTTGTTATCCTGCTGGTCGGTGGTGTCTTGCTGCAGAACTGGTGGAACAATCGCCCCGGCCCGCAGCCCCAAGAGGTGTCCATTACGGCCACGGTCGGCGACGCATCCCTCGAGATCTCCCCGTACCTCGTGTGCGAGCCGGGCGTGGACTGCCCCGAGGGTGAGGTCCCCAACCTCGCCGTCGGCCCCGACGACACGCTCGTGCTCGACATCCCGGAAGCGATCTACGACCACGACTGGCAAGTCCTCATGATTTATGATGACCCGGCCGCCAACGACCAACAACTCCACGCAGCCAATGATGCGCAACAGGTGGAAATCCCCGGTTCCACCGACCCCATCGGCGAGAACACCGAGCGCCCCCGCCTCATGGTCGTCGAAGTCTCCTCGGTGATGCTCGGCCACAACGACGCCGGGGAGGAAACCCCTTATACAACGGTGTGGTCCTTGAGCACCATGAGCTAG
- a CDS encoding citrate synthase: MATDNNDKAVLHYPGGEFEMDIIKATEGNDGVVLGKMLADTGLVTFDPGYVSTGSCESEITYIDGDNGVLRHRGYDIADLAENATFNEVSYLLINGELPTVEELHKFNDDIRHHTLLDEDFKSQFNVFPRNAHPMSVLASSVNILSTYYQDELDPLNEEHLDKATVRLMAKVPMLAAYAYRASKGAPYMYPDNSLNARENFLRMMFGYPTEPYEVDPIMVKALDKLLILHADHEQNCSTSTVRMIGSAHANMFVSIAGGINALSGPLHGGANQAVLEMLEEIDANGGDATDFMNRVKNKEKGVRLMGFGHRVYRNYDPRAAIVKETAHEILEHLGGDHLLDLAMKLEEIALNDEYFISRKLYPNVDFYTGLIYRAMGFPTDFFTVLFAIGRLPGWIAHYREQLKTSTKINRPRQIYTGQNLRTLIPREER; encoded by the coding sequence GTGGCTACTGACAACAATGACAAGGCCGTACTCCACTACCCGGGCGGCGAGTTCGAAATGGACATCATCAAGGCCACAGAAGGCAATGATGGTGTTGTCCTGGGCAAGATGTTGGCTGACACCGGCCTGGTGACCTTCGACCCGGGCTACGTCTCCACCGGTTCCTGCGAATCTGAGATCACCTACATTGACGGTGATAATGGCGTCCTGCGCCACCGTGGATACGACATCGCTGATCTGGCGGAAAACGCCACCTTCAACGAGGTGTCCTACCTGCTCATCAACGGTGAGCTGCCGACCGTCGAAGAACTGCACAAGTTCAACGATGATATCCGCCACCACACCCTGCTGGATGAGGACTTCAAGTCGCAGTTCAACGTCTTCCCCCGCAACGCGCACCCCATGTCGGTGCTCGCCTCCTCCGTCAACATTTTGTCGACGTACTACCAGGACGAGCTCGACCCGCTCAACGAAGAGCACCTGGACAAGGCCACCGTCCGCCTCATGGCCAAGGTGCCCATGCTGGCCGCTTACGCCTACCGCGCGTCCAAGGGCGCTCCGTACATGTACCCGGACAACTCCCTCAATGCCCGCGAGAACTTCCTGCGCATGATGTTCGGTTACCCGACCGAGCCCTACGAGGTTGACCCGATCATGGTCAAGGCCCTGGACAAGCTGCTCATCCTGCACGCTGACCACGAGCAGAACTGCTCCACCTCCACCGTCCGCATGATCGGTTCGGCACACGCCAACATGTTCGTCTCCATCGCCGGTGGCATCAACGCCCTCTCCGGCCCGCTGCACGGCGGCGCAAACCAGGCAGTCCTCGAGATGCTCGAGGAGATTGACGCCAACGGCGGCGACGCAACCGACTTCATGAACCGCGTGAAGAACAAGGAGAAGGGTGTCCGCCTCATGGGCTTCGGACACCGCGTCTACCGCAACTATGATCCGCGTGCAGCCATCGTCAAGGAGACCGCGCACGAGATCCTGGAGCACCTGGGCGGCGATCACCTCCTCGACCTGGCCATGAAGCTGGAAGAGATCGCCCTCAACGACGAGTACTTCATCTCCCGCAAGCTCTACCCGAACGTGGACTTCTACACCGGTCTCATCTACCGCGCCATGGGCTTCCCGACGGACTTCTTCACTGTCCTGTTCGCCATTGGTCGTCTCCCGGGCTGGATCGCTCACTACCGTGAGCAGCTCAAGACTTCCACCAAGATCAACCGCCCGCGCCAGATCTACACCGGCCAGAACCTGCGCACCCTCATCCCCCGCGAAGAGCGCTAA